The nucleotide sequence accccaatttatggagaggctgctcccaagtctcgaacccgagacctaccactaatgggcgaaggcacttgccatcgcaccaagtgcgacctcttagaTTGACTTAATTggttatataaatatttttgtaaCAACATAAGTCTAGCAAGAAAACATTACCTGGAACCAGCGTAGCTCATCTTGTAATTGCATGGCAGGGCCTATTAATTTGTTAGACAATGATACAGAGTAGTAGCTCCTATCTGCAGCCTGGTGCAATATGGTGTTTCCATTGCTGTCTATCCTCTTACTCAGCTTCGACATCACAGTTAGGTTGCTTTTGATGAGATCAAAGATCTTTTCCTGACGGTTCTTAATGGCCAGGTGCAAAATGTTGTGTTCCTTTTCGTTAACATGCTCGACTGCTTGAGGATGCTGCTCAAGTATCTCCTTCACAATGTGTACATTTCCTGTGACAGATGCTATAAGCAATGGGGTAGACGTGTAAACTTCCTTCCTCGCCTCCTTTTTCAATTTGGTTGCTTCCTTTTGTTTATCACCTCCATCAGCATTTGCTAGCACAAGCAACCAAGCCACTCCCTCTTCGTTAACATACTTGACTGCTTGAGGATGCTGCTCTAGTATCTCCTGCACAATGGGTACATTTCCTgtgatatttttcaatttgtttgcTTCCTTTTGTTCATCACCTCCATCACTATCAATTATCTTGTCAAGCAATGGGGTAGACTTGTAAACTTCCTTCCTCGCCTCCTTTTTCAATTTGGTTGCGTCCTTTTGTTTATCACCTCCATCACTATCAATTGTCTTGTTCGATTGGGTTCCTTTTTCGCCTCCGTCATCACCATCTTTAAATGGCCCCAGAGAAATGGTCCTCTTGTTTTCTTGATTGTCAGTAATCAACCAAGTATGGTCCGAGTTGACGAGCAATTTGATGAGTTTCGttagtgattttttatttttcttgtcctTCCATATTCTGTAGATTATGCCGTCGTGGACTTCTGATTCTATTCATCACATGATCAAACATATGTATGCATTAACTAACATGTTATAGAGAGATGTTATCTGCACTCTTCATCTTCTCATGTAAAATCATAAGAAATGAGTaaataatgtttattttttagagTTCCAACAACAAGAGTTTGCCTTCATGAAAACAGTTTGAGGCAAAGGCAGAAAGTAAACAAACCTTTAGCAAGGGAGTCCCATAATGAATAATAAGCCTTCATAACAACTGCCAAACATTTTATGCGTGCGACTTCGTTAGGAAcattgaaaaaaggaaaaattagtatccggtccttaGTTACTAATGTTCTCTGATTGAATCTAACATTAATacaataatgaatttacatataagttacataatttttaaaataaaaattaataattgatttaggattttaatactcacacctttattaaactcctaactaattttcaattcaaatcatttccaaaataaaaaaaaattagaataagtttgtacactttaattttttataaaaatttttccaattttttaatcttatatgtacccattcatgtaattttataattttttttaatcttaaaatgtatccattattaaatatatcaatttgttatagtaaaatgtaccctttttttttctaatataaaatctattcaattttttttctaatcaatttttaaacttatatgggtacattctttttcttgatttgagaatgtatccatgtcaagtttaatcaaagaaatttactaatgttatgaAGTCTAATAtctattattttttgtgtggttttgaagaaagtactcatgtttatatacatatttatacacacacacacaaaatatattggagagtataatttatattttgatccacaaattatggattttttattatttaaaatctcattaatacaaacaactatagattcaatttttaattaaaaaaatataataacctacatagaactatattatcacattaatttcagagatttcgatcaaaatttgaaaaccaatAAGATTTTAGTCAAAAAATATTGATAGTTATAGACCAAATTCAAAATGTCGTTTGAAAAAACCCAATTGAAGAAACGCTTTATCTAGGTGGACTTGGATTGTCCGCCCTCTTAGttatggtgcccttccatgccctcctattttgtgcggtcacggttaaaccacgtcaatattttatattaattttttaataagataataagacaaaaaataataaaaatataaaatattgacgtggcttaaccgtgaccgcacaaaataggagggcatggaagggcaccacaactaggagggcagacaatccaagtcctatCTAGGTAGCCGTTTAAGTTTAATTATTTGATCAATTAATTAGATGACAAATTTGATGGAAGAGGATCCACTCCTGAGCTCAGGATGGAGATCCTCCTGACCGGATTATCCGGGccgttcaaatttaatccaacggttccAAACAGGAGGctcttctaaaagttataataattataaccgttggattaaatttgaacagCCCGTATGACCCGATCAGGAGGATCCCCATTTTGAGATCAGGAGTGGATCCTCTTCCAAATTTGATTACCTGCAAGTTTCTTCCGAAAGATGGATTGACGGGGATGGTTGGTATCCGTGCCGCTCTCCACGTCATCCTGATGATGGGTGCTATCCATGGATTGACGGAGATGGGTGCTATCCATGCCGCTCTCCACGTCATCTTCTCTAACACGAAGGCCTGGATATATAACAACAATTAAGTATGAGATTAATGCTTCAAAAGGAAACGCTCACGCACAAACATACACGTGTACACTAGAGTAATGATACGTACAATGATAAATGAGCATCTTCCATTGGCTTTGTTGACAATGTGGCTCAGAGGCAGTTGGCATTTGGGCTAACAATTGAAGGCTTGTCAATCCATTTTCGTCTTTCATTTGTCCTAGAAAAGGGTAGAACTTTAGCAACCAATGAGCAGTCTCTGCATTGTGGAAGACAATAGAACAAAAGTTATTAGTCTGCAACtctgcataaatatatatatatatatataaagtgttGTTAATCAGTGTATGCATTtttaagggagagagagaccaaAATGTTGGCCGACGACAGCCATACGAAGAACGGACATTCCGTCAGGCCTAATGAGCTGCGGCCAACAGTCTTGCCGATACATTTCCCAAGACATTCCCTGATACTTCTCCTTGCATTTCAGCATCAGTGTTtccaagtaaaatttgaccaagTCAGTGTGACCGAGAGTAGCCGCTCTGTAGAGCGGAGTTTCTCCTAAATGGTTCCGAGTCCATAGCAGCTCCAGTGCATCATTATTCTCTTCATCAGTACGAACCACAGGATCGTTGAACTTCTTCACCAAGAACTTAGCTGCTTCCACACTGCCGGACACACTCACCTGGTGAAGAGCATTGTTTCCGTCTATATTCGGAGCCCTCAAACTCTTGGCCATGGTGGTTGAATCGCTGCATAAATCAATCAAATTTTGGAGGACTCCTTTGCATTGTGATTTGCTGCAAGAAGAACCCGCAAGGTGAAGTACATTGTCCCCGTCCAGGTTCATTGGCCGGTCCAATTTAGCCCCTTTCTTCTTCTCGTAGTAGTGCACCACGCCTGTCCAGTTACCCTTTTTGGCATCTTGATAGGGTAttttcaactcttcaatttcttcaattccatcaatttttttaattttgttagtttcttcaatttcttcaatttttttcttttttttaatttcttcaaaTGGACTGTTCACATCGTTGTAAACAGTGTGCGTTCTCCGGGATGCCATCTGAATACTAGCTAGCTTGTCGAGTTTAACGTGGCGGTTTTCGGTTCGATTTATAGTctagctgctgctgctgcttctacTGTTACGCTTTgcttaataaattaaaaaagtctgtttaaaataataaaagcttAAAATGATCGAATATTTACGGTTACCATTTTATAGCTGGATGTGCTTTATCTGTACAAGCATCTACCTTTGCTTAGTTTattaggatttggatcctctcctgagcttatggagaggatcctcctgaccaacacatgtggaccgttggatgaaaatctaacggctacaaacaaagaggttcctttaaagttataataattataaccgttggattttcatccaacgaccTAAGTGtgttggtcaggaggatcctctccttaagctcaggagaggatccaaatccagtTTATTAGTTTCCTACTGTATATTTTGTTCACCAAGTGTGCAACACAGACCTCGATTGTCTGCCATCCCTCCATTCCATACCCTTTCCATCCTCTCCTATTtatatggtcacggttaagtcacgtcaatattttacatttccattactttttttcttatatttctataaaaaagatcaatataaaatgttgatgtggcttaactgtgaccataaaaataagaaaggaAGTAAAGGGTATGAGATGAGAAAGACAGACAATCCACGTGCAACACAtgtctatatatgtatattatcagGTATTTTAAGAGAAGggattcctaatttttttttttactagatGTGCTTTATCGGTACAAGCATTTACCCTTGCTTAGTTTATTAGTTTCCTATTATAGATTCCGTGCACCaagtgtgcaacacatgtttaTATAGGTATATTATCAAGCATTTCAAGGAAGGGATCCTATTTTTTTGGTTGGATGTGCTTTATCCGCACAAGCATCTACCTTTGCTTAGTTTATTAGTTTCCTATTGTAGTTTCTGTTCACCAAGTGTGCAGTACATgtctatatatttatattataaggCATTTCAAGGAAGGGATCCCTATTTTTTGGTTGGAACTTGGATGTGCTTTATCCGTACAAGCATCCACCTTTGCTGAGTTTATTAGTTTCCTATTGTAGATTCTGTTTACCAAGCGTGCAACACATGTATGTGTGTGTCTATTGTAGATTTTGTTCACCAATCGTGCGacacatgtgtgtgtgtattaggCCTTTAAAAGAATTGATTTCCACTTTTTTCAAATAAAGGGATTAGTTGTAGACTCATTTCCACATAGAACTTCAACGATTTGAATTGTTTATTTTGCAAGTcttgattcatagatcatctatgtaaaaattcaattcatcGAAAAACCACTATCTCAGTTAATtgtcacgatgaaatttcaatataTCTTAGAACATAGTGTTTGTCAATTTCTTTAaactcaattagatgcctcGAATATTTCCGATTTTGCCAATATTTggcaaagatgatctatgaggtgcaacttaaaaaatagataGTTCAAATCATTGAAGTTCAATGTGGCGtggaccccacaactaatccaatgttaaaaaaagaaatgagaatcccttcccttaaagaatgtatgtgtgtatatgtatgtatgtatatatgtttatatattatttttttctaattcAAGAGAAGTTTTAATCCAATCGAAACGACAGAATATGAGATTCGAACGTGAGTGTAGACTAGTCAACTTTGCTAATTCTAGGTCTATTATTTTTACTGTATTAATTTTCAACAATTGCAGCACATTATTTATCTAAGTCTTGTAGTACTACACTTATTATCTACTTGTATCATTATTTGTACCGTCTATATGAAGGTAacgtgtaagatcccacatcgcctaggggagtgatccttatatgtatattctcatccctacctagcacgaggccttttgggagctcactgacttcgggttccgtcggaattccgaagttaagcgagaaggtggccagagcactccgatgatgggtgacccactgggaagttgctcgtgagttcccagaaacaaaactgtgagggcgtggtcggggctcaaaacgaacaatatcgtgctatggtagTGGAGCGGGTCCGAGAAttg is from Malus sylvestris chromosome 5, drMalSylv7.2, whole genome shotgun sequence and encodes:
- the LOC126623941 gene encoding uncharacterized protein LOC126623941 yields the protein MASRRTHTVYNDVNSPFEEIKKKKKIEEIEETNKIKKIDGIEEIEELKIPYQDAKKGNWTGVVHYYEKKKGAKLDRPMNLDGDNVLHLAGSSCSKSQCKGVLQNLIDLCSDSTTMAKSLRAPNIDGNNALHQVSVSGSVEAAKFLVKKFNDPVVRTDEENNDALELLWTRNHLGETPLYRAATLGHTDLVKFYLETLMLKCKEKYQGMSWEMYRQDCWPQLIRPDGMSVLRMAVVGQHFETAHWLLKFYPFLGQMKDENGLTSLQLLAQMPTASEPHCQQSQWKMLIYHCLRVREDDVESGMDSTHLRQSMDSTHHQDDVESGTDTNHPRQSIFRKKLAVARIKCLAVVMKAYYSLWDSLAKESEVHDGIIYRIWKDKKNKKSLTKLIKLLVNSDHTWLITDNQENKRTISLGPFKDGDDGGEKGTQSNKTIDSDGGDKQKDATKLKKEARKEVYKSTPLLDKIIDSDGGDEQKEANKLKNITGNVPIVQEILEQHPQAVKYVNEEGVAWLLVLANADGGDKQKEATKLKKEARKEVYTSTPLLIASVTGNVHIVKEILEQHPQAVEHVNEKEHNILHLAIKNRQEKIFDLIKSNLTVMSKLSKRIDSNGNTILHQAADRSYYSVSLSNKLIGPAMQLQDELRWFQRVKEIVPPHYIIHHNKKDKTAEELFNDWHDQLLEEAQKWVKETAQSCSTVAVLVATVVFAAAYTIPGGTNDQNGLPLFQNDPLFMLFTSMDVVAIASSLSSVAFFLSVLSSPLEYPLFVSSIPNKVMAGFIFLFISMATTMLAFAATILLLIRVEKKWTKSLLYPIAFFPVPLFGLLQFPMYQSFRVMFHEVNAWFFKPVLYFLSLRRSLWCKNKKHE